One Salvia splendens isolate huo1 chromosome 22, SspV2, whole genome shotgun sequence DNA segment encodes these proteins:
- the LOC121785931 gene encoding uncharacterized protein LOC121785931, whose translation MQASSAISISPSFNSYSNTKLAEIAARVVDELASQEVYDDEFYFEDISANRRSEEFANSDFVKNSVEEGDSDYVETEGENQNRVDDDEFEFAFVTTRDSDPPSPISADEIFHNGQIRPVYPVFNRDLFRIEFPRENRNELGENVPTIRLPLRKLFNEERETPMTMTTTSSGSSSDADELDGVPADSYCVWRPPNKAEAEARCKKSSSTGSNSKRWKFKVKDLLNRSRSEGSKDDFSVLNSSKKQSEDRGKVAPVSGGGTVKSAAAPPLPPLPVHGGEKRRSYLPYKQDLVGLFANVNGFSKNLQPF comes from the coding sequence ATGCAGGCGAGCTCTGCAATTTCGATCTCCCCCAGCTTTAACAGCTATTCCAACACTAAACTCGCCGAAATCGCAGCACGCGTCGTCGACGAGCTCGCCTCTCAGGAAGTCTACGACGACGAGTTTTACTTCGAGGATATCTCGGCAAATCGACGATCTGAGGAGTTTGCAAATTCTGATTTCGTGAAGAATAGCGTTGAAGAAGGAGATTCTGATTATGTAGAAACCGAAGGAGAAAATCAAAATCGCGTCGACGACGACGAATTCGAGTTCGCTTTCGTGACGACGAGAGATTCCGATCCGCCTTCTCCGATCTCCGCCGACGAGATCTTCCACAACGGCCAGATTCGACCGGTCTACCCGGTTTTCAACAGAGATTTGTTCCGTATCGAATTTCCGCGGGAAAATCGGAATGAATTAGGCGAGAACGTTCCGACTATTCGGCTACCGCTGCGGAAACTGTTTAACGAGGAGAGAGAAACGCCGATGACGATGACGACGACGTCGTCGGGCTCGTCGTCCGACGCGGACGAGCTGGACGGAGTTCCGGCGGACTCGTACTGCGTgtggcggccgccgaataaggCGGAGGCTGAGGCGCGGTGCAAAAAGAGCAGCTCCACGGGATCGAATTCGAAGAGGTGGAAATTTAAGGTGAAGGATTTGCTGAATCGGAGCCGGAGCGAGGGGAGTAAGGATGATTTCAGTGTATTGAATTCGAGTAAGAAACAGAGTGAAGACAGAGGCAAAGTGGCACCGGTGAGCGGTGGTGGAACGGTTAAGTCCGCGGCGGCGCCACCGCTTCCTCCGCTGCCGGTGCACGGCGGCGAGAAGCGGCGCTCGTACTTGCCGTACAAACAGGATTTAGTAGGACTTTTCGCCAATGTAAATGGATTCAGTAAGAATTTGCAGCCGTTTTga